The Tachyglossus aculeatus isolate mTacAcu1 chromosome X5, mTacAcu1.pri, whole genome shotgun sequence genomic sequence gtacagtgctctgcacatagtaagcgctcaataaatacgattgatgatgatgatgatgatgatgatgatgggattcacactcttaatgcTCAGTTtccacctgaagcccagagaagggaagcgacttgcccaagttcacacaacagacatgtgacagagccgggattattacccacatcctctgactcccaggtccatgctctttctgcttggccatgctgcttcttctatgcGCATATCTTTGTCTTTGggttgcttcccctaactgtTATTTACCTTAGGGTCTATCtcccctgtgagaagcagcacggcttactggaaagagcacagttctgggagtcagaggacataaattctaatcctgactccaccacttgtctgctgggtgacctgggtgaagtctcttaacttctctcagcctcagttaccttatctgtaaaatgcagattaacactgtgagccctacgtggggcaacctgatttccttgtatctatgtgcttggcacaatcCTACTTCATAGACTGTGATCcacatatggaacaaggactgtgtccaacctgattatgtttcatctatttcagcacttagaacagtgcttggcatgtggtaaattcttaacaaataccatgattattattattatcattattattattattatcatcattattacgaggATGAAGTTGGATGCCTAcaatttgtagactgtaagcttgttgtgggtaggggccatgtctatcaactctgcttggtttagtgaaaagagcccgggattgggagtcggaggttgtgggttctaatccctcctctgccacttgtctgctgtgtgaccttggccatgccacttaacttctctatgcctcagttacctcatctgtaaaatgggaattaagattatgagccccatgtagggcagcctgattaccctgtatgtatcccagcgtttagaacagtccctagcacatagtaagcgtttaacaaatacaatagcaattattatcactctcccaaatgcttagtatagttctctgcacacagtaaacacacagtaaatatgatcgattgagggATAGTTGGAATTGCTTTGGCCCTCTGCCCTGGGTTCTGTTGGGGTCTGAGTTCTGTCAGATTTTTCCTAGCGACAATTGCACAGTGTATCTTACTTTCCTTTACATATTCTGTTCCTCTTTAGACTCTACCTACCAACCCCGAGAAGTGAGAATGTTGACTTTCCCCAGTGATGTGGTCCATGGCGTCTGCTTTCTTTTTCAGACTGGAGTAGGGGTCATGGGAAACTCCCTCCTCATCACTCTACACGTTTCCACGATCCTCCTGGAACCCAGACCGAAGCCCACGGACCTGGTCATCGTCCACCTGGCTTTGGTCCACACCGCAATGCTCCTTACCAGAGTGGTCACTGTGTCAGCATCAGCTCAGCGTCTGCGGCTCCTGCAGATAGACGTTGGATGTAAGGCATTCGCCTATGTGTATCGGGTGACCAGAGGCCTCTCCATCTGCACCACTGGCCTCCTGAGTATGGCCCAGTCCGTGATCATCAGCCCCAGCTCCTCTCTCTGGGCCCAGCTCAAAGCCCGGTCCGAAAGAATATCCTCCCAATCCTTATCCTCCTGTGGCTCCTCAACTCGATAGTGGATATCAACCTCTTGTTCAATACCGTTGCATCTCTCAACGTGACCATCTGCGAGCCCACATTCAGTGATGACCACTGTTCCAGCAGGCCCGTCAGCAGCCTCGTAGGGCTGTTCCTCTTCTTTATGGCACTCCGTGATGTCCTGTCCTTGGGAATCATGGGAAGGTCTCGTGGCTACATGGTCGTCCTCCTTTCCCAACACAATCGGAAGGTCTGGCATCTCCACGGCCAGCACCCACCTCCTCGGAAATCCCCAGAGATGAAAGCAACCCAGACCGTCCTGTTGCTGGGCAGCTGCTTCGTGGCCTTCTACTGCAAGGACTTCATACTGTCACTGTTTCTGGGGAGTTTCCTCAGGAACAACATCATCCTTCTGAATGCTAATATGTTTGTGGTCAGCAGTTATGCAGCCGTCAGCTCCTTCTTGCTGTTAAGCAGTAACTCCAGGTTTGCCAAGTTCTGAGAGGCCCGTTTGAGGAAGACAGGGCTCCATCTCTGTGAGGAACCTATGTCCTTCCCAGAATCGTCTTTTATACTAGGGATCCTTCCTGAggtagcagcatgatctagtgtaGAGAGCAcacacttggaagtcagaaggacctgggttttaatcccagctctaccacttgccttgcacacacctggaagtcaaaaggacctgcgttctaatctcagctctatcacttgccttttgtgtggctttgggcaagtcacttaacttctctgtgcctcagtttcctggtatgtgaaatagggagtaagagtgtgaagccccgtgtgggacatggactgtgtctacctcgattaatttgtatctaccctagcgctttgtgcagtacctggaatatagtaagtacttaataaataccattaaaaagaaacagcGCCCAACATAATCTGCGACTCAAATTCATGACTTTCAGATTACAAGATGAACGCACTGTCTCATATGACAAGGGAACTATGGGCGGTGCTACAATGCAGAATTGAGAAGGAGCAAGTGAGCTCAAGGGATCGAATAGAGGGgaatagagtcagaggacttgggttctaatccctgctttgccacttgtcttctgtgtgaccttaggaaagtcacttccatACTCTGGGCTCAgttttttcaattttaaaattcaatacttcgactgtgagccccttgtggggcagggattgtgtccgacttgattaatttgtatctaaaccagtgtttagaacaattcATGACACGTAGCTTGACACAATTTTAATAAACTAATGGAGCAGGAAGGATTGGTGAAGTAAGGATGTTCTTGAAAATGAAATTCTGGGGCTCCTTGATGTGACACTTCTATAAGGAGTGTAACTCTATATGAAAGTCTGGAATCCTTGCACTTTTTAAATTCAAATGATTTCTTTAGCCCCTAATGATTTCATCCAGCAACCCATCCTATCCCTCCAAATCTCCCCTACACCcaaattcttatcatcatcattatcatcatcatcattatcatcatcatcgtcgtcatcaccatcttcattttcatcatcacaGCATTTCCAACCCTGAAAATCGGAGAAAATAATGATACTTGCCAAATActaactatttattaagcactggtatagatatatggtccctcatgggactcacattctatgtaggagagagataggtattgatttcccatttacagatgagggaaccgaggcccagataagtaaaatggcttttccaaggtcacagagcagacaagtgatggagctgggactagaacccgggccctctctgaggcccaggctccttccactaggctatgctgcttctcgagactggaacagtagccactggagagtgaaaggTGAAAGGACTCAATAAGGTAGGAGTACAAAAGCAAGTGTTTTCGAGAGGTGGCATGGTCCGGGTTACAAGGCATGGGTCAAGGGGTTAGATGTTATAAACATCAGGGAGAccaattattatcaatgatattttaatgagtgcttactatttgcacagcactgtactaataacttggaagactacagtaccagggagttggtaaacacattcccttcctgcaatgagcttacagtctacagaaataagtcagtcaatcaatggcatttattgagtgcttattgtgtgcagagcactccaccaagcagttgggagagtacagtagaacagagttggttgatgcaatccccacccacaaagagcttacagtctatagggggagatggacattgaaataaattcctgataggggaaatgatcagttagtcaatcatcaatcaagtaATCCCTAAATCAACAGTATAAAAATCCACaacaaaaataatcaatcagtcgatggtatttagtgagcacttactgtgttccaagtactgtaccaagtgttgggaaaagtacaatacaaaaaaagttgatagacatgatccctgcccacaaagagtttacaatctagaggacagctGGGCAGGAGGAGAATAGGGAATGAGGACAGGATAGTGTatgagaagagggagacggactaTTCTGCCAACAAAGTAGTAGGGAAGATATGTCAATTTGCCTCACCTTGTGGCAAGATAATTTTCAGCCTTCAGGACGGATGATTGACCTCTTTCAGAAGAAAAGATCATTTTCTGTTAGAGAACCAatatgagaaggagcatgatgtagtggatagagcacatgctgtggagtcagaggtcatgggttctaatcccagctctgccacttacttactgtgggaccttgggaaagtcccttcacttctctgtgcctcagttatctcatctgtaaaatgggattgagactgtgagccacacatgggaccgggactatgcctaacccgatttgcttgtatccaccccggcgcatagtacagtgtctgtcacacagtaagcgcttattagtatcgttattattatcattctgggcATAACATCCTCCCTAGAGCAGCTTTCATAGCCtgattcctcaagctgtagatgacagGGTTCAAAGCCGGGGGCACCATGGAATAGAAAATGGACAGAAGCAAGTCTAGACCTGATTGAAAATTGGAGGATGGAATTAGGTATTCAGAAACACCCGTGGAGATGAAGAAAATCACGACTATGATAtggggcaggcaagtggagaaggctttggaccggccctctgccgacggcatcctcagcacagccaagAAGATGCGGATGTATGAGATGACTACGTATGCGAAACAGACAGAAAAGGAACTGGCAGACAGGACAATGAGTGAATATTCACGTATGTTTCCTTGGGGACCAGAGAGCTTCAGAAGCTGGGGGATGCCACAGAAGAACTGGCGGATCACGATGGGCCCAGAGAAAGGTTCAGAGAAGGTGGCGACTGTGTGCATGAGACCGAAGaggccccccgctgagccaggaggcggctgccatcttcccaccaGGTCCTCTGTTCATGACCACCTCATAGTGCAAAGGGTGACAGATGGCAacgtagcggttgtaggacatcaccgtgagcagggcaaCCTCAGAGGCAAAagtcaaaacaaagaaaaacacttgCAGAACGCAGCCCTGGAAAGAAATGGAATTGTTGTTGGTCACTGAATTGAAGaaagatttggggacggtgatggagatgaggcagaggtcgacgaaggacaggttcctgaggaagaaatacatgggggtgtgaaggcgctggtcgagggtggtgatggcgacgagaaggagatttcctgtcagggccgccaggtttACCAgcaggaacagtgtggcatggaccaactgcagctcccggacctccgagaaacccaggagcaggaattccatcaccTCGGTGCCATTGGCCACCTGAGTGAAATGAAGGTTTGGAGGAAACTTCAGTTTTGAGACACAACAAGAACATATAGTTTAATAAATGTTTGAAAACAGTTGTGACAAAGGTCCACATGTGGACAAAAGCTGCAAGGAAGCACAGGAGGTTTTGACAActttacttctcaagcgcttagtacagtgctctgcacacagaaagcgctcaataaatacgattgatgatgatgatgatgacaaagtttGCCCTTCAATTTCCCCTTCCCATAACTCTCCTGATTAACCAGTTATTCTTCTTGGTCTCCTGGAGTGTAATACCTCTGGCCTCAGAGtcctagcactaataataataattaaaataataattgtggcctttgtgaagtgcttactatgtgtcaagcacagtcttAGTGGTGgtttagattcaagataatcaggtcccaactggggctcaaagtctaagtaagagggagagcaggtattgaatccccattctggaaatgagagaactgaggcacagagaaattaagtgacttgttcgaggtcacatAACAGGAGGTTTTgacaactttacttcccaagcgcttagtacagtgctctgcacacagtaagcgctcaataaatacgattgaataaatgaatgaatgaaaaggagcataGAAAGGTACCACTGTTCCGGCTTAATATTCGCAAAATAGAACTTCCTCCATCTAGCTCCAAGCTAGATCCATCTAGCTCCAATCTAGCTTACTTTTTCCCTTCTGTTTGTCTAGAAAACCTACTTACTTCCGGTATAGTTAAGTAATGGTTTTAGAGAAATAGAAAATGCCTCCCAATACTAGTAGTTGATGCCTAggatatctagtacagtgcctcggcgcttagttctgtgcctggcacaaagtaagcgctttaacaactgccattattgtcCATAAGACGTTACTTTCTTTTGGGCCTGGTGGACACTGGTTTTGCCTACCTCAGTGTACCAAGAATGAGCTGTGAGGGTCATGCAGCTAGCCCCACATAtagaggaagtgggaaggaggaactAGGGAATTTGCTAAAAGACAAACTTTCTTCCTGACTTCTCGCTGAATCAAACAGTCAATGAGATTtgttgatgcttactgtgtgtggagtgtggtactaagcatttgaggaaATAATGGCAATAACTGGGGTATtcataaagcatttactatgtcccaagcactgtactgagtgctggaacaGTTGGAAGAAAATCAGATTCTAATACAGTCCGAcctgattttccttttttttcctatttaagtgcttactatgttctaggtactgtactagcgctggggtagatacaagtttggacacagtccatgtctcacatggggctcacattgttaatccccattttacagatgaggtaactgaaacatagagGAGTAAAAGTGACTTGCTGTCCCAAGGTGAACCCAGGGTACCCATCACCTCAAGATCAAATACTATCTTGTGACtgccctagtcaatcaatcaatcgtatttattgtgtgcttactgtgtgcagagcactgtactaagcacttgggaagtacaggttggcaacatatagagacagtccctacccaacagtgggctcacagtctagaagggggagacagagaacaaaaccaaacatattaacggtacaagtaaaataaataaataaatacataaataaatagagtaataaatacgtacaaacatataaacatatatacaggtgctgtggggaagggaaagaggtaagatgggggggatggagagggggacaagtgggggagaggaaggaggtggctcagtttgggaaggcctcctggaggaggtgagctatcagtagggtcttgaagggaggaagagagctagcctggcagatgttgggagggagggcattccaggccagggggatgacgtgggcctggggtcgacggcgggacaggcgagaatgaggcacggtgaggagattagcggcagaggagtggagggtgcgggctgggctgtagaaggagcccAGCTTAATAGTCATTAAGGCAGAATTCAGAGGTGCGAGTGGGATACCGGCCcctcaaccaaaactgctagattgacagcccaaatcGGGAGTACAGAAGGTGTTCCTCACCCCCGtgacaatcaaattaggtatggaggatgaGAGGGTGGCGGAGAGTGGATAAATTGatgccagaagctggaatggcctaagaGCACAGGTGAAAAATACTtgcagcctctgaccttctgtgcagagcatcgaGACCTGCAACAGCCGGCTGCAGGTCACCTCTGCACAGAGCGTAAGAAGtgtgctctgcctgcaccaagtaaggagttgtgggatgggtgagtgtcccatcCCACAGAaccctcgtggggctggaagctaggcaCTTCGCCAAGGGTGGGTGATGCCTAAGTTTATTTATCCCAAGTGGGAAATGCATGTGGGTGGGAGCTAGTTGCCTCACCATGTGTGATCAAACCGTATGTGAATTCCTCTTGGGTGGGATCTGGTTGTTTTACCACGTGCGAGTAACATATACttatattcctcccgatagggaagctctaatatcattaaatgatcatattcctcccaaaagtgaGGTTCATTTCGCCGCGTCCAAGatgatcaaataattcaatttgtcTCACTAAATAAagtttgtataaaactcagcctttccATCCCCGGTCTCTCTCACCAAGCTGATTCCTAAATGAACCCGTCCCAAGGCAAGgggtgacacttgcccaaggtcacacagcagaccagtggcagggctgcggttagaaccaagtccttctgatgcccagggccATGTCCTAACCACTAGGGCACGCTGTTTCTCCagaactatctaccccagctacctactgtatctatcccatcactcagtacagtgcttaacacatagtaaatgcttaacagataccattattctattataacaaatacgattattattatcattacaaaaagCCTCTATTCTTTCCATgtttttgattatcttgtatctacccttaacacttagtccagtgcttgacatgtaggaatcgtttaacaaataacattattatattataacaacTATGATTATCATTACAAGACTGTCACTATTCTGTCCGTATGCTATTGGATGACAAATAGTTAACTTTATCAGTTTTCTGTCTTTGACTACTTTTCCCCATTCTGTTCCTACATATGGCAAGGGCCAAATTTGGGTCATCTTGGAACAAAAACCTTgaaattatattaatcaatcaggtgAATCACTGGCCTTCAATGTCcactcaatcactcactcaatcatgtttactgtgtccagagtactgtactaaacacggaagagtacaatataataggattggtagacatattccctgcctacaacgagcttgaaAGAGTTAAACAGAAGCAAGGTACATTTCTCTGACCTCAGGAGCCTTActtcagagcttagcacagtgtctggaacaatgtaggcacttaacaaatatcatataaaaatcaaggcacatgttccctgctctcaaggttcTTTCAGTctaatctattcattcaatcaatcgtatttattgagtgcatactgtgtgcagaacactgtactaaactcttgggaagtacaagtcggcaacataaacagacgatccctacccaacaacgggctaacagtctagaagggggagaaagacaacaatacaaaacatgtagacaggtgtcaaaatcgtcagaacaaatagaattatagctataatgcacatcattaacaaaattaatacaatagtaaatatgtacaagtaaaataaatagagtaataaatctgtacaaatatatataagtgctgttgaggttggggggatggggaggaggagaggaaaaaggggacttagtctgggaagtcatcctggaggaggtgagtcttcagtagggctttgaagggaggaagagagctagcttggcggatatgtggagggagggcattttaggccaggggaaggacgtgggcctggggttaactgtgggacaggcgagaacgaggcatagtgaggaggctagcagcagagtagcagagggtgtgggctgggctgtagaaggagagaaggaggggaggtaggaggcggcgacgtgatggagagtcttgaagccgagagtgaggagtttttgtttgattagtaggttgacaggcagccactggagattttgaggacgggagtaacatgcccagagcgtttctgtacaaagataatccggagcagagtgaagtatagactgaagcgggcagcgaggaggctgatgcagtaatccagttgggataggatgagaaattgaagcagcaaggtagtggtttggatggagaggaaaggcgggaccttggcgatgttgtggaggtgagatcagcaggattccgtgacggattgggtgtgtggggtgaacgagagagcggagtctaggatgacaccaatgttgtgggcttgtgagatgggaaggatggtagtgccgtctatagtgatgggaaatctaggagaggacagggtttgggagggaagatgagatgttcagtcttggacatattgagttttagatggcgggcagatatccagatggagatgttctgaaggcagggtctggagtctggagggagggagagagagcaggggcggagatgtagatttggatgtcgtcagcgtagagatgatagttgaagccgtgggagcgaatgagttcaccaagggagtgagtgtagatagagaacagaaggggaccgagaactgaccctctagaaacccctacagtaaatggatgggaggggggaggggaccgcaaaggagactgagaatgaacggccggagagatgagaggagaaccaggagaggacggagtctaagccaaggttggatagcggtttgtggagaagggggtgatccacagtttcggaggcagctgagaggtcgaggaggattaggatagagtagaagccattggatttggcaagaaggaggtcattagtgacctttgagagggcggtttcggtgaagcgcaggggacgaaagccagattggagggggtcaagaagagagttggcggtgaggaattcgagacagcgagtGCAGATGActagttctaggagtttggaaaggaatggtaggagggaggtactGCGATAACtagcaggggaggtggggtcaagatagtggtttttttaggatgggggagacatgggcatgtatgaaggcagaggggaaagaatcagtggagagtgagcggttgaaaatggaggttaaggaggggaacagggaagggcctagagatttcataagatgagagggaatggggtctgaagcacaggtggatggagtagcacttcagaggagggaggagatctcatctgaagatacttctgggaaggatgggaaagtagcggagagggttcagAGCGGGgatatggagaagggggaggggtgaccttggggacctcagacctgatggagacAAACATTTTAGTCCCAAATGGAGATTTAGATCCTTTCCTGCTCTACCCCACCAGGATAATTATACCAAAGGCCACTGAATCTGTTTGAGTTCACAAACTCATCGCAGTCCCTTGACGCTTACCATATGGAAATGCAGATTTTTTTCTGAGACAAGGGCAGTCTGGAAGGATGACTGTCAGACAGGTGGAACAGGTTAATTTGAAATCCTATCCCAGCTCTTTTGCTGACTCGCTGGGAGACCCGGGCCAAGTATcagcttctccctgtgcctcaggatcGTCATGGAAATGAAGAGGGTGGAGAGTGGAAGGAAGTTGTTTACAGGATCAGATCACCCAGCCTGAGGGATATTCTCCATCCATGAGGTGGTCAGTGTTTCATATCTTCTGCTGTCATTAAAACACCCTGAGACCCACAACGACACTCAAATGTGTGTCTGAAATGCTCTGACGCACAAATCCGTTTCATCATATCTCAGTGTATCAGAGGGACACTGGTGATATTTAATGACCTGAGGTGACTTTTGGAAGTGAGGTGACATTTAGGGAGATGAAGTCCCCGTGGGCACTGTTGTGGAGATGTAGTCtgctgggacagggagaggagaaaggaggaggcaaaaCAGAATTTTAGTGCTGTTAGAAGTTcatatttctagattgtgagcccgttgttgggtagggattgtctctgttgctgaactgtaaattccaagcgcttagtacagtactctgcacacagtaagcgctcaataaatatgactgaatgaatatttgcagagGCACAATT encodes the following:
- the LOC119947615 gene encoding vomeronasal type-1 receptor 42-like translates to MDKPASLFQTGVGVMGNSLLITLHVSTILLEPRPKPTDLVIVHLALVHTAMLLTRVVTVSASAQRLRLLQIDVGSQSPVRKNILPILILLWLLNSIVDINLLFNTVASLNVTICEPTFSDDHCSSRPVSSLVGLFLFFMALRDVLSLGIMGRSRGYMVVLLSQHNRKVWHLHGQHPPPRKSPEMKATQTVLLLGSCFVAFYCKDFILSLFLGSFLRNNIILLNANMFVVSSYAAVSSFLLLSSNSRFAKF